The following DNA comes from Lentibacillus sp. Marseille-P4043.
GATCATTCATACATGCTGGAAACCAATGCCAGGTAGATTTAAAGATTACATCGCCATGCCTAAACCTAATCTTTATCAATCTTTGCATACGACTGTTATTGGACCCAAAGGAGATCCACTTGAAGTCCAAATTCGTACAAAAGAAATGCACGAAATTGCTGAATATGGAATTGCTGCACACTGGGCGTACAAAGAAGGACGCCAATTAAATAAGGATAAAAAGTCGTTTGAAGAGAAATTGACCTGGTTTAGAGAAATACTTGAGTGGCAGAATGAAACGCATGATGCGGAAGAATTCATGGAGTCGTTGAAGGTCGATTTATTTTCCGACATGGTTTATGTTTTTACTCCTAAAGGTGATGTGATTGAGCTGCCATCTGGATCTGTTCCACTGGATTTTGCTTATAAAATTCACACTGAGATTGGCAACCAGACAATTGGTGCGAAAATTAATGGCAAAATGGAGCCGCTCGATTATAAACTTAAGAATGGCGATATTATTGAAATGATGACGTCAAAACATTCGTATGGTCCATCACAGGATTGGCTGAAAATCACCCAAACATCACAGGCTAAAAACAAAATAAAACAATTTTTTAAGAAACAGCGTCGTGAGGAAAACATTGTTAAAGGGAAAGAATCAGTCGATAAGGAAATACGAGCACTGGCACTTGAACCAAAGGAAGTGTTGACACAAGAAAATCTGCAGCGTGTTTTTGATAAATTCAATTTCACGAATGAGGATGACATGTATGCAGCTGTTGGCTATCAAGGAATAACTGCTGCATTAATCGCCACTCGACTTACCGATAAAATAAGACAGACGAAACAAAAGGAACAGGAACTTTCGCAAACGCTTGAGGAAGTAAAAACGGAAGTGAAGGAAAAAAAGTCACATAAACGCGATTCAGGTGTAAAAGTGGAAGGTGTTGACAACTTATTAGTTCGATTATCCAAATGTTGTAATCCTGTACCTGGCGATGCTATTGTTGGCTATATTACAAAAGGCCGTGGTGTCTCGGTTCATCGTGCTGACTGCCCAAATGTGCAAACAGAAGAAGCGCAGCAACGGTATTTACATGTCCAATGGGAAAGTAATCAAACTGAGAAAAAACAATATCATGTTGATTTAGAAATCTCGGGTTATGACCGCAGAGGTTTATTAAACGAGGTATTACAGGCCGTTAATGAAACGAAAACGAATATTACCCAAGTAAACGGCCGGTCAGATCGAAATAAAATGGCAATCATTAATATTACAATACTTATTCATAATACAAGCCATTTACGAAAAATTGTCGAACGAATTAAGCAAATCAAAGATGTCTATACGGTGACACGAACATTGCAATAAAGGGAAATGCATGTAATGGGGATGGGGATTTTCCTTCTCCCATTTGTGCGTCGCGAAGGAGAGATATCATGAAAGCTGTTATACAGCGTGCACGTGATGCTAGTGTATCAGTGAGCGGAGAAACAATCGGTGCCATTGACCAAGGTTTGGTTGTATTGCTTGGGGTTACCCATGATGATACAGAAGAGGATGCGGCATACTTGGTAAATAAAATTGTTCATATGCGAATCTTTGAAGATGAAAATGACAAAATGAACTTATCATTAAAAGATGTTGCTGGTAGGCTGCTGTCGATATCGCAATTTACATTGTATGGTGATACAAGAAAAGGAAGGCGGCCGAACTTTCTTCAAGCTGCAAAGCCAGACGATGCAAACAAATTGTATCAGTATTTTAATAAATTAGTAACAGAGCAAGGTGTTACGGTTGCAACAGGTGAATTTGGTGCAATGATGGATGTACAATTTACTAATGTAGGCCCCGTCACATTGGTTGTAGACAGCAAAGATAAATAATAGAACCCTATAGGAGAAAAAGTTCGGTATTTTGGAGAAAACCGTAAATAACAATTAGAGTGCTAAATTACAATAGTTTTAGCACTCTATTATTTTATATGGTATATAAGCGCCTTAGTGTTTTTTATAGGCTATTTTCGTAATGTTTGTTGCTTTTTAATTCTTAATTGATATAAACTGTGCACTAATTACCGCTACGGAAATACACTTCGCTTTCCCCACGTTATCCGAACTTAGTTACAAAGGTCAAACTTGTTTGCGTGGTTAGCATCCTACTCGTAAAAATATTTCGTAAGCCCACTGATGATTCCGTTTACCAACTGTTTCTGATAGGCATCTGATAATAATAATTGTTCTTTTTTTTCGTTGGAGATAAATCCTAGTTCAATTAACACTGCTGGTTTGAAATTTTGTCGTAACACTTGGTAATCACCAAAATCTGTGCTCCTGTCATTAGCATTTGTTCCTTTTATCAATTCAGTCTGTATATTGTTTGCTAATGATTGATTATAATCTTGATAATAATATGTCCCAATTCCAGTTGCCTCTGGTATCTGAGGGACACTATTATAATGAATGCTGACAAATGCATCTGCGTCAGTCACATTAGTAAGACTTGTTCGGCTGGCTAATGAGATATATTGATCTTTTTGTCTTGTTAATACAACGTTTGCCCCAAGCGTTGTGAGCCCTTGTTGTAAGGTTAATGCTGTTTTATACGTAAGGTTTTTCTCAAATATTCCTGATGCTCCGATTGCACCAACGTCATTACCGCCGTGACCAGCATCAATTACAATTGTTTTGTTGTTAATCTCTTTACTAGTTGCAGTCTCCTGCTTGTCAACTAGCTGTTTGTATACAAATCCAGTAATTTTTTCGTTGGAAATTTTATACCATTCTATCGTTTCCGCAAGAACGTCAAATGTGGTACCTTTTTTGGCGAAATCGATTATTTCATCGTCAATTGATGGACCACTACGGATTTGTGTATTTTCATATGGAATGGTGACGGTCTTTGGGTTA
Coding sequences within:
- a CDS encoding RelA/SpoT family protein encodes the protein MAKEAIMTIENVIDKASLYLSKEDTAFVRRAYEFANGAHHDQFRKSGEPYIIHPIQVAGILVELEMDPETIAGGFLHDVVEDTNITLEQIETEFNHEVAMLVDGVTKLGKIKYKSKEAIQAENHRKMFVAMAKDIRVILIKLADRLHNMRTLKHLKPEKQRRISNETLEIFAPLAHRLGISTIKWELEDTALRYLNPQQYYRIVQLMKQKREQRETYIKDVMDEVNEQLKDVNIKADISGRPKHLYSIYRKMVKQNKQFNEIYDLLAVRIIVNSIKDCYAVLGIIHTCWKPMPGRFKDYIAMPKPNLYQSLHTTVIGPKGDPLEVQIRTKEMHEIAEYGIAAHWAYKEGRQLNKDKKSFEEKLTWFREILEWQNETHDAEEFMESLKVDLFSDMVYVFTPKGDVIELPSGSVPLDFAYKIHTEIGNQTIGAKINGKMEPLDYKLKNGDIIEMMTSKHSYGPSQDWLKITQTSQAKNKIKQFFKKQRREENIVKGKESVDKEIRALALEPKEVLTQENLQRVFDKFNFTNEDDMYAAVGYQGITAALIATRLTDKIRQTKQKEQELSQTLEEVKTEVKEKKSHKRDSGVKVEGVDNLLVRLSKCCNPVPGDAIVGYITKGRGVSVHRADCPNVQTEEAQQRYLHVQWESNQTEKKQYHVDLEISGYDRRGLLNEVLQAVNETKTNITQVNGRSDRNKMAIINITILIHNTSHLRKIVERIKQIKDVYTVTRTLQ
- the dtd gene encoding D-aminoacyl-tRNA deacylase is translated as MKAVIQRARDASVSVSGETIGAIDQGLVVLLGVTHDDTEEDAAYLVNKIVHMRIFEDENDKMNLSLKDVAGRLLSISQFTLYGDTRKGRRPNFLQAAKPDDANKLYQYFNKLVTEQGVTVATGEFGAMMDVQFTNVGPVTLVVDSKDK
- a CDS encoding N-acetylmuramoyl-L-alanine amidase, with the protein product MRILPTAIFIVSMFLTLSSSVYANRDIINPKTVTIPYENTQIRSGPSIDDEIIDFAKKGTTFDVLAETIEWYKISNEKITGFVYKQLVDKQETATSKEINNKTIVIDAGHGGNDVGAIGASGIFEKNLTYKTALTLQQGLTTLGANVVLTRQKDQYISLASRTSLTNVTDADAFVSIHYNSVPQIPEATGIGTYYYQDYNQSLANNIQTELIKGTNANDRSTDFGDYQVLRQNFKPAVLIELGFISNEKKEQLLLSDAYQKQLVNGIISGLTKYFYE